In Thiovibrio frasassiensis, one DNA window encodes the following:
- a CDS encoding sugar transferase, which yields MKRLFDLILAVCAVLVLSLPLVLVALLVKLTSKGPVLYWSDRVGRNNRIFSMPKFRSMRVGTPALATHLLAKPAMYLTRIGGFLRKSSLDELPQLWSILNGDMSFVGPRPALFNQDDLIKLRTQYGVHELMPGLTGWAQVNGRDELPIPEKVKLDAEYLQQRSLAFDVLILWRTFIKIVAGDGVSH from the coding sequence ATGAAACGACTGTTTGATTTGATTCTGGCCGTTTGTGCAGTGCTTGTTCTGAGTTTGCCGCTTGTGCTGGTTGCGTTGTTGGTCAAGCTTACTTCTAAGGGGCCTGTTTTGTATTGGTCTGACCGGGTAGGGCGTAATAACAGGATTTTCAGTATGCCAAAGTTCCGCAGTATGCGGGTGGGAACGCCCGCGCTGGCAACACATCTCCTTGCCAAACCGGCTATGTATCTTACCAGGATTGGCGGCTTTTTGCGCAAGTCCAGTCTGGACGAATTGCCTCAGCTGTGGAGTATCCTCAATGGCGATATGAGCTTTGTTGGCCCTCGCCCGGCGTTATTCAACCAAGATGATCTGATTAAATTGCGCACCCAGTATGGTGTGCATGAGTTGATGCCTGGATTGACCGGTTGGGCCCAGGTGAACGGGCGGGATGAGCTGCCGATTCCTGAGAAGGTCAAGTTGGATGCAGAATATTTGCAACAGCGCTCATTGGCGTTTGATGTGCTGATCTTGTGGCGCACCTTTATCAAAATAGTGGCGGGGGATGGAGTTTCGCATTGA
- the wecB gene encoding non-hydrolyzing UDP-N-acetylglucosamine 2-epimerase codes for MFKIMTIVGTRPELIKMSRVIAEFDRYTKHILVHTGQNYDYELNQLFFEDLDIRKPDYFLEAVGENVAQTIARVIEKSDAVMEKEKPDAVMLYGDTNSCLAVIAAKRRKIPVFHMEAGNRCFDQRVPEELNRKVLDHLSDINLVLTEHARRYLIAEGIRPETIIKTGSHMREVLDFYMPKIQTSDVLQRMGLEANKFFIVSAHREENVDTPQNLVDMVETLNSLAETYNCPVIVSTHPRTKKRLDALELGQLNPQIKFLKPFGFCDYIKLQMEALCVVSDSGTITEEGSLLNLPAVTIRNAHERPEGMDVGTLIMSGLKRERVLDAVRVIIAQHDKIRRVMRPVQDYEAGVVSKQLLRIVLSYVDYVNRTVWSRW; via the coding sequence ATGTTTAAGATTATGACCATCGTCGGGACGCGTCCTGAACTGATCAAGATGAGCCGGGTGATTGCCGAGTTCGACCGATACACCAAGCATATTTTGGTCCACACCGGACAAAACTACGATTACGAGCTGAATCAGCTGTTTTTCGAGGATTTGGATATCCGTAAGCCGGATTATTTTCTTGAGGCGGTGGGCGAGAACGTTGCACAGACCATCGCGCGGGTGATCGAGAAATCCGATGCGGTCATGGAAAAAGAAAAGCCGGATGCAGTCATGTTGTATGGCGACACCAACTCCTGCCTGGCCGTTATCGCCGCCAAGCGCCGCAAAATTCCGGTATTCCACATGGAGGCGGGCAACCGTTGCTTCGATCAGCGCGTGCCTGAAGAACTGAACCGCAAGGTGTTGGATCACTTGAGCGACATCAATCTTGTGTTGACCGAGCATGCCCGTCGTTATTTGATCGCCGAGGGGATCCGCCCCGAAACCATCATCAAGACCGGTTCGCACATGCGTGAAGTGCTGGATTTTTACATGCCGAAGATCCAGACCTCGGATGTGTTGCAGCGAATGGGTCTGGAAGCGAACAAGTTCTTTATCGTGAGCGCGCATCGGGAAGAGAACGTTGATACCCCGCAGAATCTGGTGGATATGGTCGAAACGCTTAATTCGCTGGCGGAAACTTACAACTGCCCCGTTATCGTCTCCACGCATCCGCGCACTAAAAAGCGTTTGGATGCCTTGGAATTGGGGCAACTCAACCCGCAGATCAAATTCCTCAAGCCGTTCGGGTTTTGCGACTACATCAAATTGCAAATGGAGGCGTTGTGCGTTGTGTCCGACAGCGGGACGATTACTGAGGAAGGCTCGCTGCTCAACCTGCCTGCGGTCACCATCCGCAATGCACATGAACGGCCGGAGGGGATGGACGTGGGGACGCTTATCATGAGCGGGTTAAAGAGAGAGCGGGTGTTGGATGCGGTGCGCGTCATCATCGCCCAGCATGACAAGATCAGACGCGTGATGCGGCCGGTCCAGGATTACGAGGCAGGCGTGGTGTCCAAGCAATTGCTGCGAATTGTGCTGAGTTACGTCGATTATGTAAACCGCACCGTCTGGTCACGCTGGTGA
- a CDS encoding UDP-glucose 4-epimerase family protein produces MLSRALVTGANGFVGQPLCEEMLLRGWQVLAAVRSSRRLPQDMELVTVGAIDGETNWAEALRGVGAVVHLAARVHIMRDKATDPLTEFRAVNVAAALNLARQAAKAGVQRFVYLSSIKVNGEQTLSGQPFTEEDVSVPLGPYSISKCEAEEGLRTLAQRTGMEVVVIRPPLIYGPGVKANFLNMLRWLHAGVPLPLGSINNRRSIVALDNLIDLIIRCLDHPAAADQTFLVSDGEDLSTTALLRRMAHALGRPARLMPLPVFLLEAGAVLLGRRDMAQRLCGSLQVDISRARTLLGWNPPISVDEGLRRTAQWFLHETTV; encoded by the coding sequence ATCTTGAGCCGAGCTCTTGTCACAGGGGCCAATGGCTTTGTTGGGCAACCATTATGCGAAGAAATGCTTCTTCGGGGATGGCAGGTTTTGGCTGCCGTCCGTTCTTCTCGTCGATTACCCCAAGACATGGAGTTGGTCACAGTGGGGGCAATAGACGGCGAAACGAATTGGGCCGAAGCACTACGCGGGGTAGGTGCTGTCGTTCATCTCGCCGCCCGCGTCCACATTATGCGCGACAAGGCGACTGACCCGCTCACCGAGTTCCGCGCAGTCAATGTCGCCGCTGCGTTGAACCTCGCCCGTCAGGCGGCTAAGGCGGGTGTGCAGCGGTTTGTCTACCTCAGCTCCATCAAGGTCAATGGTGAGCAGACATTGTCAGGGCAACCTTTCACCGAGGAGGATGTGTCTGTGCCGCTTGGCCCTTATAGTATTTCCAAATGCGAAGCCGAAGAAGGGCTGCGAACTCTTGCCCAGCGAACAGGAATGGAGGTTGTGGTTATTCGGCCCCCTCTGATCTATGGGCCGGGGGTAAAAGCCAATTTTTTGAATATGTTGCGCTGGTTGCATGCAGGGGTGCCGCTACCGCTTGGTTCGATCAATAATCGTCGAAGCATAGTCGCGCTGGATAACCTGATCGATCTGATCATCCGCTGCCTTGATCACCCGGCTGCGGCTGATCAAACTTTTTTGGTGTCGGACGGTGAGGATCTTTCCACTACAGCACTGTTGCGGCGAATGGCACATGCGCTGGGGAGACCGGCGCGATTGATGCCGTTACCCGTTTTTTTGCTGGAAGCTGGGGCTGTGTTATTGGGCCGGCGTGATATGGCGCAACGGCTGTGCGGATCCTTGCAGGTGGATATTTCCAGGGCGCGAACCCTCTTGGGGTGGAATCCTCCCATCAGTGTGGACGAGGGGTTACGCCGGACAGCGCAATGGTTCTTGCATGAAACGACTGTTTGA